Proteins encoded within one genomic window of Candidatus Thiodiazotropha endoloripes:
- a CDS encoding undecaprenyl-phosphate glucose phosphotransferase — MLDVKQTERSLLQRRNTLTTSLQALFDGLAVIILLLALLFFFNGELTNHYIIMALALLGSMSVIYDRMNIYRHHGTMTKKAFKLLKAWSSAFAFLLLLAFATKHSDTYSRTVIGLLFVFGYFTQVFLHFGFRLLQRHMVSQEANTKALIIGNGALARHLHHRINHNPWMPEEIIGAVLTSECRENQNESNGVELPVLGKLEDIKTLIKHHEIHTIYIAVSLDSSPMIQQIYFDLLNENVDIHWAPNIFALNLINHSVKELAGIPILTLSETPLIGTHLLLKTIEDRVLSLLMLILVSPIMLVTALLIKLESPGPVFFRQERTGWDGKNFRIWKFRSMKLHTEENGVVKQATREDPRITKIGSFIRRTSIDELPQLFNVLAGQMSLVGPRPHALQHNIEYSKQIEAYLARHRIKPGITGLAQIRGFRGETRELEQMEKRVKYDLEYINNWSLWLDLSILARTPFSLRSGNVY, encoded by the coding sequence TTGCTCGATGTCAAGCAAACAGAACGGTCTCTGTTACAACGCCGCAACACTCTGACGACATCACTTCAGGCCCTTTTCGATGGCCTCGCTGTTATAATCCTATTGCTCGCCCTGCTCTTCTTCTTCAATGGCGAACTGACCAACCACTACATCATCATGGCCCTGGCGCTGCTCGGTAGCATGTCGGTCATCTATGACCGGATGAATATCTATCGTCATCACGGCACCATGACCAAGAAAGCATTCAAACTGCTAAAGGCCTGGAGCAGTGCCTTTGCCTTTCTACTTCTGCTTGCCTTTGCCACCAAACATTCTGATACCTACTCCCGGACTGTCATCGGTCTACTATTTGTATTTGGCTACTTCACCCAGGTGTTTCTCCATTTTGGGTTTCGTCTGCTGCAACGCCACATGGTTTCACAGGAGGCCAACACCAAGGCACTGATTATCGGCAATGGTGCATTGGCGAGACACCTGCACCACAGGATTAACCACAATCCCTGGATGCCGGAGGAGATCATAGGCGCGGTACTGACCTCGGAATGCCGGGAAAACCAGAATGAATCAAACGGTGTTGAACTACCTGTTCTGGGTAAACTGGAAGATATCAAGACATTAATTAAACACCATGAGATTCATACCATCTACATAGCGGTCTCCCTGGACAGTTCCCCGATGATTCAGCAGATCTACTTTGATCTGCTGAATGAAAATGTGGATATCCACTGGGCACCCAATATATTTGCACTGAATCTGATCAATCATAGTGTGAAGGAGTTGGCAGGGATCCCCATCCTGACCCTCTCTGAAACTCCCTTGATTGGTACTCACCTGTTACTGAAAACCATCGAGGACCGGGTGTTGTCACTGCTCATGCTGATCCTGGTCAGCCCGATCATGCTGGTCACAGCATTGCTGATTAAACTGGAGTCACCTGGCCCGGTCTTTTTCCGGCAGGAGCGTACCGGCTGGGATGGCAAGAACTTCAGAATATGGAAATTCCGCAGTATGAAACTGCATACTGAAGAGAATGGAGTGGTAAAGCAGGCCACCCGGGAAGACCCGCGTATTACAAAGATCGGCAGCTTTATTCGCCGTACCAGTATCGATGAGTTACCACAACTGTTCAATGTGCTGGCGGGCCAGATGTCTCTTGTGGGCCCACGGCCACATGCGTTACAGCACAATATCGAATACTCAAAACAGATCGAAGCCTATCTTGCCCGCCACCGGATTAAGCCTGGTATTACTGGACTTGCCCAGATACGAGGATTTCGCGGAGAAACCAGAGAACTTGAGCAGATGGAAAAACGGGTCAAGTACGATTTGGAGTACATTAACAATTGGTCTTTATGGCTGGATCTTTCGATCTTGGCGAGAACCCCGTTCTCGCTAAGAAGTGGCAATGTCTACTAA
- a CDS encoding VPLPA-CTERM sorting domain-containing protein codes for MKLLKRISSAILGLVSLFGLGSATAVNYNVDLTLGQTHTFNHLHTDTYDYSGTFTDTGTFELTNAGSVNVSIADNELTSVVDLLSVSAFAVYDSNSNVLFSTSDLVNTVIPLSDLAVGVYTLQFVGSADGIFGAAYDVTVSAVPLPAAAWLFGTALLGFVAFSARRTV; via the coding sequence ATGAAGTTGTTAAAAAGGATATCAAGTGCAATTCTTGGCTTGGTGAGTCTATTTGGCTTGGGCAGTGCAACAGCTGTCAATTATAATGTAGACCTAACCCTCGGCCAGACTCATACTTTCAACCACTTACATACTGATACGTACGATTACTCTGGTACTTTCACCGATACTGGAACCTTCGAGCTGACAAATGCGGGTTCTGTCAATGTTTCGATTGCTGATAATGAGTTAACGTCTGTAGTAGATCTGTTAAGTGTTTCGGCGTTCGCAGTTTATGACAGTAATTCGAACGTACTTTTCTCTACCAGTGATCTTGTCAATACTGTGATACCACTAAGTGATCTGGCTGTAGGTGTTTACACATTACAGTTTGTTGGTAGTGCTGACGGGATTTTTGGCGCTGCATATGACGTAACTGTCAGCGCTGTTCCCCTTCCTGCAGCAGCTTGGCTGTTTGGGACAGCATTATTAGGATTTGTGGCTTTTAGTGCTAGACGGACGGTTTAA
- the cysC gene encoding adenylyl-sulfate kinase — protein MDDNIVWHQATVTRDRREKMNLHRAKLLWFTGLSGSGKSTLAHALEERLHQRGCRTYVFDGDNVRHGLCNDLGFSIEDRTENIRRIGEMSKLFVDAGVIALTAFISPIREDRNKARELFAEGDFIEVYIRASIETCESRDVKGLYKKAREGVIKNFTGISSPYEEPENPEIVVDTENREVDECVDSLLAALEQQGVIPNVVV, from the coding sequence ATGGACGATAACATTGTTTGGCACCAAGCCACTGTGACCCGTGATCGACGGGAGAAGATGAACTTACACCGAGCAAAACTACTCTGGTTTACTGGTCTCTCCGGCTCCGGTAAATCCACACTTGCCCATGCACTCGAAGAACGCCTGCACCAGAGAGGATGCAGAACTTATGTCTTTGATGGAGACAATGTCAGGCATGGCCTTTGCAATGATCTTGGTTTCAGCATTGAAGACCGAACTGAAAATATTAGACGTATTGGTGAAATGTCCAAACTGTTCGTGGATGCGGGCGTGATCGCATTGACTGCCTTCATTTCACCAATACGTGAAGACAGGAACAAGGCCCGCGAACTTTTCGCCGAGGGTGATTTCATCGAAGTCTATATTAGGGCCTCAATTGAAACCTGCGAATCCAGAGATGTAAAAGGGCTCTACAAAAAGGCTCGCGAAGGAGTAATAAAGAACTTTACCGGGATCAGTTCTCCTTACGAAGAGCCTGAGAATCCTGAAATTGTTGTGGATACGGAAAACCGGGAGGTTGATGAGTGTGTCGACTCATTGCTGGCCGCACTGGAGCAGCAAGGGGTAATTCCCAATGTTGTGGTTTGA